From the Acidicapsa ligni genome, one window contains:
- the trpA gene encoding tryptophan synthase subunit alpha has product MAIQFQQHPGLVVYLTAGDAGLQPKTSKPQGTGADLSATREIALAAIDAGADVIELGVPFSDPLADGPVIQRASERALARGTRLIDVLALAADLRKARPGAGLVIFSYLNPILSYGLARFADAAAAAGVDGVLLTDMIVEEAAEYIAEMKRVNLSPIFLAAPTSPDERLQAIASHSRGFIYAISRTGITGRQQNIASDAAQLVGRIRRWTKLPIAVGFGISNADHVAQVADFADAAVIGSAIVELIEQSTEEQAPGAVARFIKGLRQFHAVQAL; this is encoded by the coding sequence ATGGCGATCCAGTTCCAACAACATCCCGGTCTCGTTGTGTACCTCACAGCAGGAGACGCCGGGCTACAGCCGAAGACCAGCAAACCGCAGGGGACTGGCGCTGATCTCTCCGCTACACGCGAGATCGCTCTTGCAGCCATCGACGCTGGAGCCGACGTGATCGAACTCGGCGTTCCCTTCAGTGACCCTTTAGCCGATGGCCCGGTAATTCAACGCGCCAGCGAACGGGCACTTGCCCGCGGCACCCGGCTTATCGATGTTCTTGCCCTCGCTGCTGACCTGCGTAAGGCTCGTCCCGGCGCAGGCCTCGTGATCTTTTCCTATCTCAATCCAATCCTCAGCTACGGACTGGCGCGGTTTGCCGACGCAGCCGCAGCGGCTGGAGTCGATGGCGTTCTGCTGACGGACATGATCGTGGAAGAAGCGGCTGAATACATCGCCGAGATGAAACGGGTGAATCTCTCCCCTATCTTCCTCGCCGCACCCACGAGTCCGGATGAACGGTTGCAGGCCATCGCCAGCCACTCCAGGGGATTTATTTACGCTATCTCTCGCACCGGCATCACTGGCAGGCAGCAGAACATTGCCTCAGATGCCGCCCAACTCGTTGGCCGCATCCGGCGCTGGACCAAGCTGCCGATAGCCGTCGGGTTCGGCATCTCGAATGCGGATCACGTGGCGCAAGTCGCGGATTTTGCAGATGCGGCGGTTATCGGCAGCGCAATCGTCGAGTTGATTGAACAATCAACCGAGGAGCAGGCACCCGGCGCAGTGGCTCGATTTATCAAGGGTCTGCGCCAGTTTCACGCGGTGCAGGCCCTTTAA
- a CDS encoding chorismate mutase encodes MTLEELRKQIDVLDRQLVDLLSKRAEAALEAGRLKVATSLPIYEPLREKTIYENIRTANQGPLPDIELTSIFERIIDVMRSLQKNELVNKRNAQASVPGQGAGVQSPETGNKQ; translated from the coding sequence ATGACGTTGGAAGAATTACGGAAACAGATTGATGTACTGGACCGCCAACTTGTAGACCTTCTCAGCAAACGTGCTGAGGCCGCTCTCGAGGCTGGCCGGTTAAAGGTAGCTACTTCGCTGCCTATCTATGAGCCTTTACGCGAAAAGACGATCTACGAGAATATTCGCACCGCCAACCAGGGCCCGTTGCCAGATATCGAACTGACCAGCATCTTCGAGCGCATCATCGACGTAATGCGTTCGCTGCAGAAAAATGAGTTGGTCAATAAGAGGAATGCCCAGGCATCCGTGCCAGGCCAGGGAGCAGGCGTGCAGTCGCCCGAGACGGGGAACAAGCAATGA
- the aroF gene encoding 3-deoxy-7-phosphoheptulonate synthase → MIVAMMEHATEEQINYVIEKMTEAGVNVHRTTGATQSILAGVGPTSSLDIEEYKLLAGVLTVHRISSPYKLAGRGFRPEGTVVEFANGVKVGGNQVAIMAGPCSIESREQIFLVAEQVKAAGASFLRGGAYKPRSSPYAFQGMGIPGLKLMREAADAHGLLAISEVMEISQIEPMLPYIDCFQVGARNMQNFNLLRELGKVRKPVLLKRGIAATIEELLLSSEYILAGGNYDVILCERGIRTYETYTRNTMDISAIPVIKALSHLPIVGDPSHGTGRRDLVPAMAKASVAAGADGIIVEVHPNPDKAVSDGAQTLFPDVFAKLVGDLKLIATAVGRSV, encoded by the coding sequence ATGATCGTAGCAATGATGGAACACGCAACAGAAGAACAGATCAACTACGTAATCGAAAAAATGACCGAAGCGGGAGTCAACGTACACCGCACCACGGGAGCAACTCAGAGCATCCTAGCCGGGGTGGGGCCAACGTCTTCCCTGGATATCGAAGAATACAAGCTATTGGCTGGAGTTCTTACCGTTCATCGCATCAGCTCGCCCTACAAGCTGGCTGGCCGCGGGTTCCGCCCTGAAGGTACGGTTGTCGAGTTTGCCAACGGAGTTAAAGTCGGTGGCAACCAGGTTGCCATCATGGCCGGCCCCTGCTCCATTGAAAGCCGCGAACAGATCTTCCTCGTCGCCGAGCAGGTCAAGGCGGCCGGAGCATCTTTTCTGCGCGGCGGAGCCTACAAGCCACGGAGCTCGCCGTATGCCTTCCAGGGCATGGGCATCCCGGGCCTCAAGCTTATGCGCGAAGCTGCCGATGCACACGGTCTGCTTGCAATCAGCGAAGTCATGGAGATCTCCCAGATCGAGCCGATGCTGCCTTACATCGACTGCTTCCAGGTCGGTGCGCGTAACATGCAGAACTTCAACCTGCTTCGCGAACTAGGTAAAGTCCGCAAGCCGGTTCTGCTGAAGCGCGGCATCGCAGCCACGATCGAAGAGCTGCTGCTCTCCAGTGAATACATTCTCGCTGGCGGCAACTACGACGTTATCCTCTGCGAGCGCGGCATCCGCACCTACGAGACCTACACCCGCAACACGATGGATATCTCTGCGATTCCGGTCATCAAGGCGCTCTCGCATCTGCCCATCGTCGGCGATCCATCGCACGGTACGGGGCGCAGGGATCTGGTTCCTGCCATGGCCAAGGCTTCGGTTGCGGCTGGGGCAGACGGCATCATCGTCGAAGTTCACCCCAACCCGGACAAGGCCGTTTCGGACGGGGCACAGACGCTCTTCCCGGATGTCTTTGCCAAGCTTGTAGGGGATCTCAAACTGATCGCAACCGCTGTGGGCCGCAGCGTCTAA
- a CDS encoding prephenate dehydrogenase: MTQQLERILILGTGLLGASTGLALRSAGYSGSIIGWDKDGTQSHIALGAGAIDSVTSNPVETARESQLILLATPVYAILDWMKQLAPVLTNDHLVTDLGSTKAQITEAGNQLFNQRGRAGFLAGHPMAGKEVSGAQAAEAKLFQNAVWIFTTDENQPPLQPDAMHHASEWRAWVEKFGCRTLDLDAHRHDELVAWVSHLPQFLSTALTALIQDEVGDAPELTAVGGRALREMTRLGSSPYSMWRDIALTNTEAIAAAIHALEQRLAHLRENLRTPELREEFEQANHFRKS; this comes from the coding sequence ATGACGCAGCAACTGGAGCGAATCCTGATCCTAGGCACAGGCCTGCTCGGAGCATCGACAGGCCTGGCCTTGCGTTCAGCCGGCTATAGCGGTTCCATCATCGGCTGGGATAAAGACGGCACACAATCCCACATTGCCCTCGGTGCCGGAGCAATTGATTCCGTTACCTCAAACCCTGTAGAAACTGCACGCGAGAGTCAGCTCATCCTGCTGGCTACGCCTGTTTACGCCATCCTCGACTGGATGAAGCAGCTTGCCCCTGTGCTCACCAACGACCATCTTGTGACGGATCTCGGCAGCACCAAGGCGCAGATCACCGAGGCAGGGAACCAGCTTTTCAATCAGCGTGGCCGTGCGGGGTTTCTTGCCGGGCATCCTATGGCGGGCAAAGAAGTCAGCGGAGCCCAGGCGGCAGAGGCCAAACTTTTTCAGAACGCCGTCTGGATTTTTACGACAGATGAGAACCAGCCGCCGTTGCAGCCCGACGCCATGCACCATGCCTCGGAGTGGCGTGCCTGGGTCGAGAAATTCGGCTGCCGCACGCTCGATCTCGATGCTCATCGCCATGACGAACTGGTGGCCTGGGTCAGCCACCTTCCGCAGTTCCTGTCGACAGCTCTCACGGCGCTCATTCAGGACGAAGTCGGCGATGCGCCTGAATTAACCGCAGTTGGTGGACGCGCTCTTCGCGAAATGACGCGCCTCGGCTCCAGCCCCTACTCCATGTGGCGCGATATCGCCCTCACCAATACGGAAGCTATCGCAGCGGCAATCCATGCCCTCGAACAGCGCCTCGCCCATCTCCGCGAAAACCTCCGTACGCCGGAGCTCCGCGAAGAGTTTGAACAAGCTAACCACTTCCGCAAAAGCTAG
- a CDS encoding recombinase family protein yields MSHFERIRDVISGPFSPEIMQQRMASGWQLVSIEWRRELPASESPSEGAFNEDIPYGLRISDDCQRLEVHPAENQALMLMMELLGQDFPYSSIVSDLNEKGFRTRDNKQWTRVDVFNMMPRLIEVGPRLFASEEWKTRGKKFFHPRETPFS; encoded by the coding sequence ATGTCTCATTTCGAACGCATCCGCGATGTAATCTCCGGCCCCTTCAGCCCGGAAATCATGCAGCAACGCATGGCCTCAGGCTGGCAGCTTGTTTCGATCGAGTGGCGGCGCGAACTCCCCGCCTCAGAGAGCCCCAGCGAAGGCGCTTTCAATGAAGATATTCCCTATGGCCTTCGAATCTCCGACGATTGCCAACGCCTAGAAGTCCACCCTGCCGAAAATCAGGCCCTGATGCTTATGATGGAGCTGCTGGGGCAGGATTTCCCTTACTCCAGTATCGTCAGCGACCTCAATGAAAAAGGCTTCCGCACTCGCGATAACAAACAGTGGACGCGTGTTGATGTCTTCAACATGATGCCGCGGCTTATCGAAGTAGGCCCACGGCTTTTTGCCTCGGAAGAGTGGAAAACACGCGGCAAAAAGTTCTTCCATCCGCGGGAGACCCCGTTCTCCTAG
- a CDS encoding multidrug effflux MFS transporter encodes MTAPQRNTTWILLLLGSLCVVTPFAIDMYLPAFSTIATEYKTTTSAISLSLSTYFVGFAIGQMIYGPLLDRYGRKRPLYVGLIVYVICSIGCAMATDLRTLVIFRFLEALGGCVAQVGAIAMVRDFFPVKESAKVFSLLFLMIGVSPLLAPTIGSTIVAGFGWRWIFVLLATIAFTILVLIFFHLPEGHPPDHSVLLHPPHMLRSFWLIFRSPQFLTYALAGAFSFAGLFGFVAGSPILFMDGFHMTTRAFGMTFAVLVMGFIGGNQMNVLLLRKFTSQQVFLAALLLQVATGILFFFGMRSHLLGLAGMMVLFFVFLTCIGLTYPNAAAIGLAPFSSDAGRASALLGFLQTGTGALIATSIGLLGVHAVISALPATALLALVILLIGRPFIGVIVTGEQNETALLH; translated from the coding sequence ATGACCGCTCCTCAACGCAATACCACATGGATTCTTCTTCTACTCGGCTCGCTTTGCGTCGTTACGCCTTTTGCGATCGACATGTATCTGCCTGCCTTTTCTACTATCGCTACAGAATATAAAACCACTACCTCCGCCATCTCTCTATCGCTCTCGACTTACTTCGTTGGCTTCGCTATTGGTCAGATGATCTATGGGCCGCTGCTTGACCGCTACGGCAGAAAGCGCCCGCTCTATGTGGGGCTCATCGTCTATGTGATCTGCTCCATTGGCTGCGCGATGGCCACAGACCTCAGAACGCTTGTGATCTTTCGCTTCCTTGAGGCCCTTGGCGGCTGTGTTGCGCAGGTGGGAGCAATCGCCATGGTTCGCGACTTTTTCCCTGTGAAAGAGAGCGCCAAAGTCTTTTCTCTGCTCTTCCTCATGATTGGTGTTTCGCCGCTGCTTGCGCCGACCATCGGCAGCACTATCGTGGCAGGCTTTGGCTGGCGATGGATCTTCGTCCTGCTGGCCACGATTGCCTTCACTATCCTGGTGCTTATCTTCTTTCATTTGCCCGAGGGGCATCCGCCGGATCACTCCGTACTGCTACACCCACCCCACATGCTCCGGAGTTTCTGGCTTATCTTCCGTAGTCCGCAGTTCCTCACCTACGCGCTCGCTGGAGCTTTCTCGTTTGCGGGTCTTTTCGGCTTTGTCGCAGGCTCGCCAATCCTCTTCATGGATGGCTTTCACATGACGACGAGAGCTTTTGGCATGACCTTTGCCGTGCTGGTTATGGGCTTTATCGGCGGCAATCAGATGAACGTTTTGTTGCTGCGCAAGTTCACCAGTCAGCAAGTTTTTCTGGCTGCGTTGTTGCTTCAGGTCGCCACAGGGATTCTCTTCTTTTTCGGCATGCGCAGCCACCTGCTGGGCCTGGCGGGGATGATGGTGTTGTTCTTTGTCTTTCTCACTTGTATTGGCCTTACCTATCCCAATGCAGCAGCCATCGGACTGGCTCCGTTTTCCAGCGATGCAGGCCGCGCCTCCGCTCTGCTCGGCTTTTTGCAGACCGGTACGGGAGCGCTCATCGCGACCAGCATCGGGCTGCTCGGAGTCCATGCCGTTATCTCGGCGCTACCTGCAACGGCGCTTCTCGCGCTGGTGATTCTGCTGATTGGCAGGCCATTTATTGGGGTAATAGTTACAGGCGAGCAAAACGAAACCGCCCTGCTGCACTAG
- a CDS encoding vWA domain-containing protein, which produces MSKLRVAVGMMAGALLLAAPAFGQYEQKGQGQAVITILPKQDGAPASVSTQGLKLQVGGKEADITSFKPLGPQAGLEMVVLIDGGARNGLGSQMEEIAHFIQRLPPNAKVGIAYMQNGRSVFASPLSTDRALVLKGLHLPGGVPGLNASPYFCISDLAKSWPSNDRTARREVIAITDGVDNYERRFDPDDPYLQAAITDSVRAGLIIYTIYWRDQGRANNTLYQNNAGQNLMLQVTQSTGGRSYWEGIGNPVSFQPYLEDLNRRLLNQYELSFVTNLSGKPQVTNMRLKLKVPGSSVDIPGQVFVYRQGAAQE; this is translated from the coding sequence ATGTCGAAACTTAGAGTCGCTGTTGGAATGATGGCTGGTGCACTTTTGTTGGCGGCGCCAGCGTTTGGTCAATATGAACAAAAGGGGCAGGGGCAGGCCGTGATAACCATTCTGCCCAAACAGGACGGCGCACCTGCAAGCGTCTCCACACAGGGACTGAAACTTCAGGTAGGCGGCAAAGAGGCCGATATCACCAGCTTTAAGCCGCTTGGACCCCAGGCAGGCCTGGAGATGGTGGTATTGATCGATGGCGGCGCGCGCAATGGCCTTGGAAGCCAGATGGAAGAAATTGCGCATTTCATTCAGCGACTGCCGCCCAATGCGAAAGTAGGGATCGCGTACATGCAAAATGGACGCTCGGTCTTTGCTTCTCCGCTATCGACGGATCGTGCCCTGGTCTTGAAGGGGCTTCATCTGCCGGGTGGCGTACCGGGTCTGAATGCCAGTCCCTACTTCTGCATCTCTGATCTTGCGAAGAGCTGGCCTTCAAACGACCGCACTGCGCGGCGTGAAGTGATCGCGATAACCGACGGCGTAGACAACTACGAACGTCGCTTTGATCCGGATGATCCATATCTGCAGGCGGCGATTACCGACTCCGTGCGGGCTGGACTCATTATCTACACGATCTACTGGCGCGATCAGGGACGTGCGAACAACACCCTGTATCAAAACAATGCCGGTCAGAACCTGATGCTGCAGGTAACACAATCAACCGGCGGACGCTCCTACTGGGAAGGGATCGGCAATCCCGTATCGTTTCAGCCCTACCTTGAGGACTTGAATCGCAGGCTGCTTAACCAGTACGAGTTGAGCTTTGTGACCAACCTCAGCGGCAAGCCACAGGTAACGAACATGCGGCTGAAGTTGAAAGTGCCGGGATCAAGCGTAGATATTCCAGGGCAGGTGTTTGTGTACCGTCAGGGCGCTGCGCAGGAGTAA
- a CDS encoding ABC transporter ATP-binding protein has translation MIQAENLTKVYRSGRIEVPAVRGVSFSVKRGEFIAIVGPSGSGKSTLFYLLGGLTRATTGRVIIDGVDFATLNDAERTRLRKQRIGFVFQRFNLLPTLTAMGNIEIAHDISGQKKPLDHAYLDSLSELLSIRGRLDHRPSELSGGEQQRVAIARALITRPAIVLADEPTGNLDTKNSDAVLAMLRRSNKELGQTVLMITHNLEAAAIADRILQVRDGEIVSTVSTPHAVFPTATPSAYIPDL, from the coding sequence ATCATCCAGGCCGAAAACCTTACCAAGGTCTATCGCTCCGGCCGCATTGAAGTCCCAGCCGTCCGCGGCGTCTCGTTCAGTGTCAAGCGCGGTGAATTCATCGCCATCGTTGGTCCGTCGGGTTCCGGCAAATCCACGCTCTTTTACCTCCTCGGAGGTCTCACCCGCGCTACCACCGGCCGCGTGATCATCGACGGCGTCGATTTTGCGACGTTGAACGATGCTGAACGCACGCGCCTCCGCAAGCAGCGCATCGGCTTCGTATTTCAGCGGTTTAACCTGCTGCCGACTTTGACCGCCATGGGCAACATTGAAATAGCCCACGACATCAGCGGCCAGAAGAAGCCTCTCGATCACGCCTATCTCGATTCACTGAGCGAGCTGCTCTCCATTCGCGGCCGTCTCGATCATCGTCCGAGTGAGCTTTCCGGTGGGGAACAGCAACGCGTAGCTATTGCCCGTGCGCTCATCACCAGGCCTGCAATTGTGCTTGCCGATGAACCGACCGGCAATCTCGACACCAAGAACTCTGACGCTGTGCTGGCGATGCTTCGCCGCTCCAATAAAGAGCTGGGCCAGACCGTTCTCATGATCACCCACAATCTTGAGGCTGCTGCCATTGCTGACCGCATCCTCCAGGTTCGGGACGGCGAGATTGTCTCCACAGTGAGCACTCCGCACGCAGTCTTTCCGACAGCTACTCCGAGCGCTTATATTCCTGATCTGTAA
- the mdcA gene encoding malonate decarboxylase subunit alpha encodes MSEQQQRPTSWTTRRDEKARRMQVVKPWMNGPVLAQGKIVEALESVIAANDRIVMEGDNQKQADFLSRSLVQVDAKKVHNLHLIISSISRPEHLTLFELGIAKKVDFAFAGPQSLRVAQLLEDGILEIGAIHTYVELYARLLVDLIPNVVLVCAEQADHEGNLFTGPNTEDTPVIVEAAAFHDAIVVVQVNKIVDKLPRVDIPASWVDIVVEADKPFAVEPLFTRDPRHINDLQILTGMMVIRGVYERHQVQSLNHGIGFDTAAIELLLPTYGESLGLRGKICKHFALNPHPTLIPAIESGWVQSIHSFGSEVGMDDYIRARPDVFFTGRDGSLRSNRVLCQLAGQYAVDAFIGATLQMDGDANSSTVVTGRLAGFGGAPNMGHDPHGRRHSTPAWLDLKTDPSPLARGRKLVVQTLETFSKGGVPAFVETLDAVEVGKKAGMPITPIMIYGDDVSHVVTEEGIAYLYKTAGIEERRRALAAVAGISPVGLKAKPAETAELRRKGIVAYPEDIGVQRLQANRSLLAARSMEDLVAWSDGLYQPPAKFRNW; translated from the coding sequence ATGAGTGAGCAACAGCAACGGCCGACGTCGTGGACGACTCGTCGTGACGAGAAGGCGCGACGCATGCAGGTGGTCAAACCCTGGATGAATGGTCCGGTATTGGCGCAGGGCAAGATAGTCGAGGCTCTCGAATCGGTCATCGCAGCCAACGACCGGATCGTGATGGAGGGCGATAACCAAAAGCAGGCTGACTTTTTGTCACGGTCCCTGGTGCAGGTCGATGCGAAGAAGGTTCACAATTTGCACCTGATCATCTCAAGCATCAGCCGCCCGGAGCATCTCACCCTTTTCGAGTTGGGCATTGCAAAGAAGGTGGATTTTGCGTTTGCAGGACCTCAAAGTCTTCGTGTTGCTCAACTGCTGGAAGATGGCATTTTAGAGATCGGTGCAATTCATACTTATGTCGAGCTATACGCCCGGCTGCTTGTCGACCTGATTCCCAATGTCGTGCTGGTATGCGCAGAGCAGGCCGATCATGAGGGCAACCTGTTTACCGGACCCAACACGGAAGATACTCCGGTGATTGTGGAAGCTGCTGCGTTTCACGATGCGATCGTGGTTGTTCAGGTGAACAAGATTGTCGATAAGCTTCCGCGTGTCGATATTCCGGCGTCATGGGTGGATATTGTCGTAGAAGCCGACAAACCCTTCGCAGTGGAGCCGCTCTTTACCCGTGACCCCCGTCACATCAATGACCTTCAGATTCTTACTGGGATGATGGTCATTCGCGGCGTCTATGAGCGACACCAGGTGCAGTCGCTCAATCATGGAATCGGCTTCGATACTGCCGCTATCGAACTGCTGCTGCCGACGTATGGGGAGTCGTTGGGACTTCGCGGGAAGATATGCAAACACTTCGCGCTCAACCCGCATCCGACGCTTATACCTGCTATCGAGAGCGGCTGGGTCCAGAGCATTCACTCTTTCGGCAGTGAAGTTGGAATGGATGACTACATTCGCGCCAGACCCGATGTCTTCTTTACGGGCCGCGACGGGAGTCTGCGTTCCAACCGCGTTCTCTGTCAGCTTGCTGGCCAATACGCTGTTGACGCCTTTATTGGAGCGACGCTCCAGATGGACGGCGATGCCAATTCATCTACAGTGGTAACGGGTCGCCTTGCCGGTTTTGGCGGTGCGCCGAATATGGGACACGATCCTCATGGGCGCCGTCACTCAACACCTGCGTGGCTCGATCTCAAAACCGATCCAAGCCCGCTAGCGCGCGGTCGAAAGCTTGTTGTGCAGACGCTGGAAACGTTCTCTAAAGGTGGGGTTCCTGCTTTTGTTGAAACGCTGGATGCGGTCGAGGTCGGAAAGAAGGCAGGCATGCCTATCACTCCGATCATGATCTATGGAGACGATGTCAGCCACGTCGTAACGGAGGAAGGGATAGCTTACCTCTATAAGACGGCGGGTATTGAGGAGCGTAGGCGTGCACTGGCGGCTGTTGCAGGCATTAGCCCGGTAGGTCTGAAGGCGAAGCCTGCTGAGACGGCAGAGCTTCGTCGCAAGGGCATCGTTGCGTATCCGGAAGACATCGGTGTGCAGCGGCTCCAGGCGAACCGCTCCTTGCTCGCTGCCCGCAGCATGGAGGATCTGGTTGCATGGTCCGACGGCCTGTATCAACCTCCAGCCAAGTTCAGGAACTGGTAA
- a CDS encoding triphosphoribosyl-dephospho-CoA synthase, whose amino-acid sequence MAKMIQVTRQAAPVREAFAAEHLAELARQSLVAEVELTPKPGLVDRRGSGSHTDLSLDLMRRSASAIAPYFADMVAASQAMPIGPVLRTEVAAIGRAAEAAMLQVTNGSNSHKGAIWILGLLVTAAGCRYDAAQPEIIARDAGFLAQLPDRAQPQLVSHGDVVKARYGATGARGEAYSGFPHVVRVGLPALRAARKKGCTETNSRLSALLNIMVRLDDTCVLYRGGAEALTAVQSGAADVLIAGEPGSIAGDQAMRRLDEDLFLRHVSPGGSADLLAATLFLDALERNQHTVEEDDSLSEENNYGAN is encoded by the coding sequence ATGGCAAAGATGATCCAGGTTACGAGACAAGCCGCACCTGTTCGAGAAGCGTTTGCAGCCGAGCATCTTGCGGAACTGGCGCGACAATCGCTGGTGGCAGAGGTTGAGTTAACTCCAAAGCCAGGGCTGGTCGATCGCAGAGGATCAGGCTCGCACACCGATCTGTCCTTAGATCTCATGCGACGATCTGCCTCGGCTATCGCTCCCTACTTTGCCGACATGGTTGCCGCTTCGCAGGCGATGCCTATTGGCCCGGTCTTGCGCACAGAGGTAGCTGCTATCGGAAGGGCCGCTGAGGCAGCGATGCTTCAGGTGACTAATGGAAGCAACTCGCATAAAGGAGCTATCTGGATTCTGGGGCTTCTTGTCACTGCGGCAGGCTGTCGTTACGACGCTGCACAACCAGAGATTATCGCGCGGGATGCGGGCTTTCTCGCGCAACTGCCAGACCGTGCACAGCCCCAACTTGTATCCCACGGAGACGTCGTCAAAGCTCGCTATGGCGCGACCGGCGCACGCGGCGAGGCGTATTCCGGGTTTCCTCATGTGGTGCGTGTTGGTCTTCCCGCTCTGCGTGCGGCAAGAAAGAAAGGCTGCACGGAAACGAATAGCAGATTATCCGCGCTGCTTAACATTATGGTTCGGCTGGACGATACCTGCGTTCTATACCGTGGCGGAGCCGAGGCGCTGACAGCGGTACAGAGCGGCGCTGCGGACGTGCTTATCGCCGGAGAGCCCGGAAGCATTGCGGGAGATCAGGCAATGAGGCGGCTTGATGAGGATCTCTTCCTGCGGCATGTTTCTCCCGGTGGGAGTGCGGATCTTCTGGCTGCCACTCTCTTTCTGGATGCCCTGGAGCGCAATCAACACACGGTAGAAGAGGACGACAGTCTTTCGGAGGAAAACAACTATGGAGCAAATTGA
- a CDS encoding malonate decarboxylase subunit delta, whose product MEQIEFDYPAAKRRIAKKAHVGVVGSGDMEVLMEPAPSEGAHVSITTSVDGFQDSWKAVLDRFFSKFDGAVRIHINDAGATPGSVLLRLEQAVEVISQ is encoded by the coding sequence ATGGAGCAAATTGAGTTCGACTATCCGGCGGCGAAACGTCGCATCGCTAAAAAGGCTCATGTTGGAGTCGTAGGCTCCGGAGACATGGAGGTTCTGATGGAGCCGGCTCCGAGCGAAGGAGCTCACGTCTCGATCACAACCAGCGTGGACGGCTTTCAGGACTCATGGAAGGCCGTACTCGACCGCTTCTTCTCAAAGTTTGATGGTGCTGTTCGGATTCACATCAACGATGCAGGAGCAACACCGGGCAGTGTTTTGCTGCGCCTGGAACAGGCAGTGGAGGTGATTAGCCAATGA
- a CDS encoding biotin-independent malonate decarboxylase subunit beta: protein MSQTSMIPEFVSRNSFIELDGRRRAQSLFDKGTWKELVGPFDQMSSPWLPMQGIAPQADDGCIVIKGKIGGMPAVAIALEGAFQGGSIGEVSGAKMTAALDFATRDSEAGKRTAAILLLETGGVRLQEANLGLAAVAEVISSVLALRPHAPVITLIAGTVGCFGGMSLAAGVSSYIVMTREARLGLNGPEVIEQESGIDEFDASDRALIWAIHGGEQRVGMGLADALVEDDAEKIRTVIQGYVQADLKPEYRSQQVDLYRDRIAALDTSEQIDPKSLRQKWGNKTTGESR from the coding sequence ATGAGCCAGACAAGTATGATTCCGGAGTTCGTAAGCCGCAATAGCTTTATTGAGCTTGATGGCCGCAGACGAGCCCAGAGCTTGTTCGATAAGGGCACCTGGAAGGAGCTGGTTGGTCCATTCGATCAGATGTCTTCTCCGTGGTTGCCAATGCAAGGCATCGCTCCACAAGCTGACGATGGTTGCATTGTGATCAAAGGAAAAATCGGTGGGATGCCTGCTGTGGCTATTGCGCTTGAAGGAGCATTTCAAGGTGGCAGCATCGGCGAAGTTTCAGGTGCGAAGATGACTGCCGCTTTGGATTTTGCAACGAGGGATTCTGAAGCGGGCAAAAGGACTGCCGCGATTCTTTTACTAGAGACGGGTGGCGTGCGCTTGCAGGAGGCCAACCTTGGCCTGGCAGCGGTAGCTGAAGTGATCTCCTCGGTCCTTGCCTTACGTCCGCATGCTCCAGTCATTACTCTCATTGCCGGTACGGTGGGTTGCTTTGGAGGGATGTCCCTTGCAGCCGGAGTATCGAGCTACATTGTCATGACCCGCGAGGCGCGCCTCGGTCTCAATGGCCCTGAGGTCATCGAGCAGGAGTCCGGTATCGACGAGTTTGATGCTTCGGACCGAGCACTCATCTGGGCTATTCATGGTGGCGAACAGCGCGTTGGCATGGGCCTGGCCGATGCTCTTGTCGAAGATGACGCCGAAAAGATCAGGACAGTCATTCAAGGATATGTTCAGGCTGATCTGAAACCCGAATACAGAAGCCAGCAAGTAGATCTATACCGTGACCGAATCGCTGCTTTGGATACGTCCGAGCAGATCGATCCAAAGAGCCTGCGTCAGAAGTGGGGCAACAAAACAACAGGAGAATCGCGATGA